Proteins from a single region of Dyadobacter fanqingshengii:
- a CDS encoding carboxy terminal-processing peptidase, translating into MKKYLITLIPVVLLGWQRGPVQEKAALVPAAEVSMDEDIKPIPAQFKAEELTTRILSSYHYRKTRLSDSLSAAIFDKYIDGIDHGKLYYLASDLADFEKYKNSFDDYLQKRELDVPFSMYNVFRKRYKERSDYIQTLLKEPKPFDFTADESMNTDREKATWAKTTDELNDTWRKYLKSEALDLKLSGKADTAVVSTLRDRYKNRDRALGRIRTEQVFQMFMNAYAESMDPHTSYMAPTSADRFKQEMSQSLEGIGALLREEDNYIKIVEVIPGGPAFKGKQLKKEDKIIAVAQGDEGKMVDIVGWFVDDAVKLIKGPKSTVVRLQIISADAIAGTPPKEYRLVREKIKLEEQRAKSEIVSVNNANKEYKVGVIDIPLFYRDFEGAQHKEKEFSSTTRDVQKLITELQAANVDGIVIDLRNNGGGSLTEAVSLTGLFINRGPVVQVKEGQGEVEVQSDNDPAIAYDGPMAVMVNRFSASASEIFAAAIQDYKRGIIVGEQTYGKGTVQTLIDLNQWVPKETDQLGQVKLTVAKFYRINGSSTQLKGVMPDLELPTAFKVNEYGEGSQPSALPWDQIPSSRYEPTNNINAKVVDQLKGKHNQRLKSDEELKTLVKTLDEFKEARENKVVSLQESKRKVERAEAEKKRLAMKQLGEDSADDEEEEDGKAVEAPKEVKKKKDIYLTETSRMLADLIVISKEPSFAGTKKK; encoded by the coding sequence ATGAAAAAGTACTTAATCACGCTTATTCCGGTAGTATTACTGGGCTGGCAGAGAGGGCCTGTTCAGGAAAAAGCGGCTTTAGTGCCAGCAGCAGAGGTGTCAATGGATGAGGATATCAAGCCTATTCCTGCTCAGTTTAAAGCTGAGGAGCTGACGACCCGTATTCTTTCCAGTTATCATTACAGAAAGACCAGGCTCAGCGACTCACTTTCAGCAGCGATCTTTGATAAGTACATTGATGGAATAGATCATGGCAAGCTTTATTATCTGGCCAGCGATCTCGCAGATTTTGAAAAATACAAAAATTCATTCGACGATTATCTCCAGAAGAGAGAGCTGGACGTGCCTTTCAGCATGTATAATGTTTTTAGAAAACGTTACAAGGAAAGAAGCGATTACATTCAGACCCTGTTGAAAGAGCCAAAACCATTTGACTTTACAGCGGACGAATCCATGAACACAGACCGCGAAAAGGCAACCTGGGCTAAAACCACGGATGAGTTGAATGATACATGGCGCAAATATTTGAAGAGCGAAGCACTGGATCTGAAATTGTCGGGCAAGGCGGATACGGCGGTTGTTTCAACTTTAAGAGATCGTTACAAAAACCGTGACCGCGCATTGGGCCGCATTCGTACAGAGCAGGTTTTCCAAATGTTCATGAATGCTTATGCTGAGTCCATGGACCCGCATACAAGCTATATGGCGCCTACTTCTGCGGATCGTTTCAAGCAGGAAATGAGCCAGTCACTGGAAGGAATTGGTGCATTGCTTCGTGAGGAAGATAATTATATCAAAATCGTGGAAGTAATCCCAGGCGGTCCTGCATTCAAAGGAAAGCAACTTAAAAAAGAAGATAAGATCATTGCAGTTGCCCAAGGCGACGAAGGCAAAATGGTCGACATTGTTGGCTGGTTTGTTGATGACGCTGTAAAGCTCATCAAAGGTCCGAAATCAACGGTTGTTCGTTTGCAGATCATTTCTGCGGATGCAATAGCCGGCACGCCTCCAAAAGAATACAGACTGGTGCGTGAAAAGATAAAATTGGAAGAGCAGCGTGCTAAGAGCGAGATCGTTTCGGTTAACAATGCTAACAAAGAATACAAGGTCGGTGTGATCGATATTCCGCTTTTCTACCGCGATTTCGAAGGTGCGCAGCATAAAGAAAAAGAATTTTCAAGCACAACGCGTGATGTTCAAAAGCTGATTACCGAATTGCAGGCAGCCAATGTGGACGGAATCGTGATTGACCTCCGAAACAATGGAGGCGGTTCGTTAACCGAAGCAGTTTCACTGACCGGTTTGTTCATAAACAGAGGACCGGTTGTTCAGGTGAAGGAAGGCCAGGGCGAAGTGGAAGTGCAGTCTGATAATGATCCAGCCATTGCTTATGACGGCCCGATGGCTGTGATGGTAAACCGGTTCAGTGCTTCTGCATCAGAGATTTTTGCAGCTGCCATTCAGGATTACAAACGTGGGATTATTGTAGGAGAGCAAACATATGGCAAAGGAACCGTGCAAACGTTGATCGACCTGAACCAATGGGTGCCTAAGGAAACAGATCAGCTGGGACAAGTGAAGTTGACTGTGGCGAAGTTTTATAGAATCAACGGAAGCAGTACGCAGCTGAAAGGTGTTATGCCTGATCTGGAATTGCCAACAGCATTCAAGGTAAACGAATATGGTGAGGGTTCACAGCCGAGCGCATTGCCTTGGGATCAAATCCCATCATCACGCTATGAGCCTACCAACAACATTAACGCAAAAGTTGTTGACCAGCTGAAAGGCAAACACAATCAGCGTCTGAAAAGCGACGAGGAATTGAAAACATTGGTTAAAACACTTGATGAATTCAAAGAAGCCCGAGAAAACAAAGTGGTTTCTTTACAGGAGTCGAAACGTAAAGTTGAGCGCGCAGAAGCTGAAAAGAAAAGACTTGCTATGAAGCAGCTTGGCGAAGATAGCGCTGACGATGAGGAAGAAGAAGACGGTAAAGCTGTTGAAGCTCCAAAAGAGGTTAAGAAAAAGAAAGACATTTATCTGACCGAAACCAGTCGCATGCTAGCTGACTTGATTGTTATATCAAAAGAGCCAAGCTTCGCAGGAACGAAGAAAAAGTAA
- a CDS encoding FKBP-type peptidyl-prolyl cis-trans isomerase — MYKLEKTILAAFVLAVLVTTGSTAQTIKKTTKPAAAVKKAPGTPVKAAATPAVLKNQMDSLSAAIGVSFSNSLSSQGIENINTEVLTKTINASLKGGKTAFTPEDANKFIGEYFQKITEEKGAVFKVEGEKFLAENKTKEGVTTTESGLQYQIIKTGDGPKPTATDKVKTHYHGTLTNGTVFDSSVDRGEPVEFPVNGVIKGWTEALQLMPVGSKWKLFIPYQLAYGERAAGPQIPAFSALVFEVELLEIVK, encoded by the coding sequence ATGTACAAATTAGAAAAAACCATTTTAGCAGCCTTCGTATTAGCAGTTTTGGTAACAACAGGAAGCACAGCACAGACTATCAAAAAGACAACAAAACCGGCAGCAGCAGTTAAGAAAGCACCGGGCACACCTGTAAAAGCAGCAGCAACCCCCGCCGTACTCAAAAATCAGATGGATTCTTTGTCAGCGGCGATCGGTGTAAGCTTCTCAAATTCATTAAGTTCACAAGGAATCGAGAATATCAATACAGAAGTTTTGACGAAAACCATCAACGCTTCATTAAAAGGCGGCAAAACTGCGTTTACGCCAGAAGATGCCAATAAATTCATAGGGGAATATTTCCAAAAAATAACTGAAGAAAAAGGAGCCGTGTTCAAAGTAGAGGGAGAAAAGTTCTTAGCAGAAAATAAGACAAAAGAAGGGGTTACCACGACTGAAAGTGGCCTTCAATATCAGATCATTAAAACAGGTGATGGTCCTAAGCCTACCGCAACAGATAAAGTCAAAACCCATTACCATGGCACATTGACCAATGGAACGGTTTTTGACAGTTCAGTTGACAGAGGTGAGCCAGTAGAGTTTCCGGTTAACGGTGTGATCAAAGGGTGGACAGAAGCGTTACAGCTAATGCCAGTTGGGTCGAAATGGAAATTATTCATTCCTTACCAGCTTGCATACGGAGAGCGTGCAGCAGGCCCTCAGATTCCGGCTTTTTCAGCGCTGGTGTTTGAGGTTGAATTATTAGAAATTGTTAAATAG
- the atpA gene encoding F0F1 ATP synthase subunit alpha: MVSVRPDEVSAILREQLAGAKSEAELEEVGTVLQVGDGVARIYGLSQVQAGELLVFENGLKALALNLEEDNVGAVLLGDFSDIKEGATVKRTKEIASVKVGDGIIGRVVNTLAEPIDGNGPLTGDLYEMPLERKAPGVIFRQPVTEPLQTGIKAIDAMIPIGRGQRELIIGDRQTGKTAVAIDTIINQKEYYDKGEPVFCIYVACGQKASTIKGIEATLRRYGAMDYTVIVAAGASDPSPMQFYAPFTGAAIGEFFRDTGRPALVIYDDLSKQAVSYREVSLLLRRPPGREAYPGDVFYLHSRLLERAAKIIADDTIARNMNDLPPSLKGIVKGGGSLTALPIIETQAGDVSAYIPTNVISITDGQIFLESNLFNSGIRPAINVGISVSRVGGNAQIKSMKKVSGTLKLDQAQFRELEAFAKFGSDLDAATKLAIDRGRRNQEVLKQPQYSPVPVEQQVATVYASTKGLLDLVDVNRVKEFEKDFLTVLTTQHKDTLLALRAGKLDNSVTDVVDKVAREIAVKYR, from the coding sequence ATGGTATCTGTTAGACCGGATGAAGTTTCGGCCATCCTGCGCGAACAACTTGCAGGAGCTAAATCAGAAGCAGAACTCGAAGAAGTAGGAACAGTCCTTCAGGTTGGCGACGGTGTTGCCCGCATTTATGGCCTTTCCCAGGTGCAGGCAGGTGAGCTGCTTGTTTTCGAGAACGGCCTTAAAGCCCTCGCGCTTAACCTCGAGGAAGACAATGTAGGAGCCGTGTTGCTGGGTGATTTTAGCGACATCAAGGAAGGAGCCACCGTGAAGCGTACGAAAGAGATCGCTTCTGTAAAGGTTGGAGACGGAATTATAGGCCGCGTTGTAAATACACTCGCTGAACCAATCGACGGAAATGGTCCGTTGACAGGTGACCTTTACGAAATGCCACTTGAGCGTAAAGCTCCCGGGGTTATTTTCCGTCAGCCTGTTACTGAACCCCTTCAGACTGGTATCAAGGCAATCGACGCAATGATCCCCATCGGCCGTGGCCAGCGGGAATTAATCATCGGTGACCGCCAGACAGGTAAGACGGCAGTTGCTATTGATACAATTATTAATCAAAAAGAATATTACGACAAAGGCGAACCCGTATTCTGTATCTACGTAGCCTGCGGACAAAAAGCATCAACCATCAAAGGGATTGAAGCTACACTTCGCCGTTACGGAGCCATGGATTACACGGTAATCGTTGCTGCCGGAGCATCGGATCCCTCACCAATGCAATTTTACGCGCCGTTTACAGGTGCAGCGATTGGTGAATTCTTCCGTGATACAGGCCGTCCTGCTTTGGTTATCTATGATGACCTTTCCAAGCAAGCGGTTTCTTATCGTGAAGTTTCTCTGCTTCTTCGCCGCCCTCCGGGACGTGAAGCTTATCCGGGAGACGTATTTTATCTGCATAGCCGCCTTTTGGAGCGTGCAGCAAAAATCATCGCAGATGATACAATCGCAAGAAACATGAACGACCTTCCTCCTTCATTGAAGGGAATCGTTAAAGGTGGTGGTTCGCTAACCGCTCTTCCAATTATCGAAACACAAGCGGGAGACGTTTCAGCATATATTCCTACAAACGTAATTTCTATTACCGACGGACAGATTTTCCTTGAGTCTAACTTGTTTAACTCTGGTATCCGTCCTGCCATTAACGTGGGTATTTCGGTATCGCGTGTGGGTGGTAATGCACAGATCAAGTCGATGAAGAAGGTTTCAGGAACATTGAAACTGGATCAGGCGCAGTTCCGTGAATTGGAAGCGTTTGCAAAATTCGGTTCGGATCTTGATGCGGCTACCAAGCTTGCCATTGACAGGGGTCGCCGTAACCAGGAAGTTTTGAAACAACCTCAATATTCGCCGGTTCCGGTTGAACAGCAGGTAGCAACAGTTTATGCTTCTACCAAAGGTCTGCTTGACCTGGTTGACGTAAACCGCGTGAAGGAGTTTGAAAAAGATTTCCTTACTGTTTTGACTACTCAACACAAAGACACTTTACTGGCATTGCGCGCTGGTAAACTGGACAACAGCGTAACCGATGTAGTTGACAAAGTTGCGCGTGAAATTGCTGTAAAATATCGTTAA
- the atpG gene encoding ATP synthase F1 subunit gamma, whose translation MASLKEVRNRIVSVNSTQQITKAMKMVAAAKLRRAQDNIMQMRPYAQKLGDMLTTVSSSSESAVDSPLKTVRPVEKVLIVVVTSDRGLCGAFNTNIVKATLLLIETKYAAQAARGNVEIFAIGKKGAESLAKRGFVVNKTYMDLFTRLNFVAVKQAAEEIMKAFSDGRYDAVDLVYNEFKNVATQIIHTDRYLPIVAEDKTTRTKTAEVNYIFEPTEEEILAELIPKSLKIQLYRAVLESNASEQGARMTAMDKATENAQELLKELKLVYNRTRQAAITTEILEIVGGAEALKN comes from the coding sequence ATGGCGAGCTTAAAAGAAGTCCGTAACCGGATCGTATCCGTAAATTCCACGCAGCAGATCACTAAGGCCATGAAAATGGTTGCAGCTGCAAAGTTGCGCAGGGCTCAGGATAATATCATGCAAATGAGACCTTATGCTCAGAAGCTTGGTGATATGCTTACAACAGTATCTTCCAGCTCAGAAAGCGCGGTCGATAGTCCTTTGAAAACGGTTCGTCCGGTTGAAAAGGTGCTTATCGTGGTCGTTACTTCCGACCGTGGATTGTGTGGTGCTTTCAATACGAATATCGTGAAGGCAACATTGCTGTTGATTGAGACAAAATATGCTGCCCAAGCTGCGAGAGGAAATGTGGAGATTTTCGCTATTGGTAAAAAAGGCGCTGAATCGCTTGCGAAAAGGGGTTTTGTGGTGAATAAAACTTACATGGACCTTTTTACCAGATTGAATTTCGTTGCTGTTAAACAGGCTGCGGAAGAAATCATGAAAGCGTTTTCAGACGGTCGCTATGATGCAGTTGATTTGGTTTATAATGAATTTAAAAACGTTGCAACCCAGATCATTCATACAGACCGCTATTTGCCGATCGTAGCAGAGGATAAAACGACAAGAACAAAAACGGCTGAGGTTAACTACATTTTCGAACCGACTGAGGAGGAAATTCTTGCTGAATTGATTCCAAAATCATTGAAAATCCAGCTTTACCGTGCTGTCCTGGAATCCAATGCTTCTGAACAAGGTGCTCGGATGACAGCGATGGATAAGGCCACTGAGAATGCTCAGGAGCTTTTGAAAGAACTGAAATTGGTTTATAACCGTACGCGTCAGGCTGCGATTACAACTGAAATCCTTGAAATTGTCGGCGGAGCAGAAGCTTTGAAGAACTAA
- a CDS encoding outer membrane lipoprotein-sorting protein, translating to MLKSIFSKSLIAILLLGSIHISVAQNVDEIIDKHIKAMGGADKLSKLQSLKITADMEVMNMKVPISTIIVQDKGFRSETTVQGMTVVQAISGNTGWTINPMAGQTTATALPEESVKAMATETDLTGLYNYKQKGYVLTLDGEEELAGAKVYKISMALKNGTKRINYISKDTYYILKMIVQTTINGQEVKSENTQSDFRQVDGVTYPYTSEVSTSAMPGTTMVLKISSLEVNPKIDPKIFEMPK from the coding sequence ATGCTGAAATCCATCTTTTCAAAATCACTTATTGCCATCCTTCTCCTTGGAAGCATTCATATTTCTGTTGCTCAAAATGTGGATGAAATCATTGACAAACATATCAAGGCAATGGGAGGCGCAGATAAGCTATCCAAATTACAAAGTCTGAAAATCACTGCTGATATGGAAGTCATGAATATGAAAGTGCCCATCAGCACGATCATTGTGCAGGACAAAGGTTTTCGCAGTGAAACCACGGTGCAGGGAATGACTGTTGTGCAGGCGATCAGCGGCAACACAGGTTGGACGATCAACCCCATGGCCGGGCAAACCACCGCGACCGCCCTACCCGAAGAATCAGTGAAAGCTATGGCGACTGAAACGGACTTAACCGGTTTATATAATTACAAACAAAAAGGCTACGTGCTCACACTGGACGGTGAAGAAGAATTGGCCGGCGCTAAGGTCTATAAGATTTCAATGGCTTTGAAAAATGGCACCAAACGCATTAACTACATTTCGAAAGACACGTACTACATTTTGAAAATGATCGTTCAGACGACGATCAATGGGCAGGAAGTAAAATCTGAAAATACGCAATCCGATTTCCGCCAGGTCGACGGCGTGACCTATCCTTACACATCGGAAGTTTCCACATCCGCCATGCCTGGAACCACAATGGTCTTGAAAATCAGTTCATTGGAAGTTAATCCTAAAATAGACCCCAAGATTTTTGAAATGCCAAAGTGA
- a CDS encoding YceI family protein has protein sequence MATTTWVIDPTHSEVQFKVKHLVISTVTGSFKSFEGSVETETEDFDGATVQFTADVTSIDTNQAQRDEHLKSGDFFDAAKHPKLTIKGTLVKKGDESYTLKGDLTVKDVTKAVEFAVEYGGNMTDFYGNNKSGFEISGKINRKEFGLEWSAVTEAGGVVVGDDVKLIANIQVVKQ, from the coding sequence ATGGCTACTACAACATGGGTTATCGACCCAACACATTCAGAGGTTCAATTCAAAGTGAAACATTTGGTAATCTCAACTGTTACAGGTTCTTTCAAATCTTTCGAAGGCTCGGTAGAAACTGAAACTGAGGATTTCGATGGTGCAACTGTTCAGTTCACAGCAGACGTTACCAGCATAGATACAAATCAGGCGCAACGCGACGAGCATTTGAAATCAGGTGATTTCTTCGATGCAGCAAAGCACCCTAAGCTTACTATCAAAGGAACATTGGTAAAAAAAGGCGATGAAAGCTATACTTTGAAAGGTGATCTTACCGTGAAAGACGTAACAAAAGCAGTCGAATTTGCTGTTGAATACGGCGGTAACATGACAGACTTTTACGGAAACAACAAATCAGGATTTGAAATATCCGGCAAGATCAATCGCAAAGAATTCGGCCTGGAATGGAGCGCAGTTACGGAAGCAGGTGGTGTGGTTGTAGGAGACGACGTGAAATTGATCGCGAATATCCAGGTTGTAAAACAATAG
- a CDS encoding mevalonate kinase family protein, which produces MIIETRAYARAGLLGNPSDGFFGKTISISVRNFGASISLYESPELHIESEPQDESTFRSIFHLRDTVSMLGYNGGIPLIKAGIKKFGDYCEDNGIRLPNRNFTVRYRSSIPRQVGMSGSSAIVVALFRALMQFYKVEIPIEILPQLVMVTETEELGITAGLQDRVIQCYEGCVYMDFDKKLIDSQGYGHYERINPALLPKLYVAYNTNLSKVSGKVHSDVRTRFDRGETDVIDVLGQIAKKAADGREALMEGRAHDLHQLMNENFDLRCKIYNVPESNKRLINAARACGASAKFAGSGGTIIGIYHDDDMLNQLFVELKKHNARVIRPFVV; this is translated from the coding sequence TTGATAATTGAAACACGTGCGTATGCCCGGGCCGGGCTGCTAGGCAATCCTTCTGATGGTTTTTTTGGGAAAACGATATCCATTTCTGTCAGAAATTTTGGCGCTTCCATTTCACTATACGAATCTCCCGAACTCCACATTGAGTCGGAACCGCAGGATGAGAGCACATTCCGCAGCATTTTTCATTTGCGGGACACAGTTAGCATGCTTGGTTATAACGGCGGGATTCCGTTGATTAAAGCCGGTATTAAGAAATTCGGTGACTATTGTGAAGACAATGGCATCCGCCTTCCTAACCGCAATTTCACCGTTCGTTACCGCTCTTCCATTCCGCGTCAGGTTGGTATGTCGGGTTCAAGCGCCATTGTGGTTGCGTTGTTCAGGGCGCTGATGCAATTTTATAAAGTTGAAATCCCCATTGAAATCCTTCCGCAACTCGTTATGGTGACCGAAACCGAAGAACTTGGCATTACGGCCGGTTTGCAGGATCGTGTTATCCAGTGTTACGAAGGTTGTGTGTACATGGATTTCGACAAAAAACTGATTGATAGTCAGGGTTACGGACATTATGAGCGCATTAACCCGGCGCTCTTGCCCAAATTATATGTTGCTTACAACACCAACCTCAGCAAGGTTTCGGGTAAGGTCCATAGCGATGTCAGAACGCGTTTTGACCGGGGCGAAACCGATGTGATCGACGTTTTGGGCCAGATTGCTAAGAAAGCGGCCGATGGTCGGGAAGCTTTGATGGAAGGTCGCGCCCACGATTTGCACCAGTTGATGAATGAGAATTTCGACCTGCGTTGCAAAATTTACAATGTGCCTGAGTCTAACAAACGGCTGATCAATGCTGCCAGGGCATGCGGTGCATCCGCCAAATTCGCAGGATCAGGCGGAACGATCATTGGCATTTATCACGACGATGATATGCTGAACCAACTTTTTGTAGAGCTGAAAAAACACAATGCACGCGTAATTAGGCCATTTGTAGTTTGA
- the galU gene encoding UTP--glucose-1-phosphate uridylyltransferase GalU — MIRKAVIPAAGLGTRFLPATKSMPKEMLPIIDIPTIQYVVQEAVDSGIEDILIISGKGKRAIEDHFDRNVELETRLEEKEDLMWFNEMRRLADMANVHFVRQKEANGLGDAIYYARHHVGNEPFAVLLGDTIMDSVIPVTQQLMDTYEQYGGSVIAVEEVPANKVNRYGIVGGTSLSDTILELSTLIEKPAIDLAPSNLAIAGRYILTPEIFNTIEQTPKGKNNEIQLTDSLLLLLKRENIYAHHIEGKRHDIGDKLDYLKTTVEFALKRKEFAEPFRKFLIDILNK; from the coding sequence ATGATTCGTAAAGCTGTAATTCCTGCTGCCGGACTTGGCACGCGGTTTCTTCCCGCAACCAAATCGATGCCCAAAGAAATGCTTCCTATTATCGACATTCCAACGATCCAGTATGTGGTTCAGGAAGCGGTCGATTCGGGGATTGAGGACATTTTGATCATATCAGGAAAAGGAAAACGCGCCATTGAAGACCATTTCGACCGCAATGTGGAACTGGAAACCCGCCTGGAAGAAAAGGAAGATTTAATGTGGTTCAATGAAATGCGCCGTCTGGCGGATATGGCCAATGTGCATTTTGTCCGGCAGAAAGAAGCAAACGGCTTGGGCGATGCCATTTATTATGCCCGTCATCATGTTGGTAATGAGCCATTTGCAGTGCTTCTGGGAGACACCATTATGGACTCTGTAATTCCGGTTACGCAACAGTTAATGGACACTTACGAGCAATATGGCGGTTCGGTAATCGCAGTGGAAGAAGTGCCTGCCAACAAAGTAAACCGCTACGGAATTGTAGGAGGAACGTCATTGAGTGATACGATATTGGAACTAAGCACGCTCATTGAAAAACCCGCCATTGACCTCGCACCTTCCAATCTGGCCATTGCAGGACGTTACATTTTAACGCCTGAAATTTTCAACACAATCGAACAAACGCCCAAAGGCAAAAACAACGAAATCCAGCTCACCGATTCCTTGTTACTGCTCCTTAAACGCGAAAACATCTACGCTCACCACATCGAAGGCAAGCGTCACGACATTGGAGATAAGCTGGATTATTTGAAAACAACGGTCGAGTTTGCATTAAAAAGAAAAGAGTTTGCAGAGCCGTTCAGGAAGTTTTTGATTGATATTTTGAATAAGTAG